GTTCCTTATGCCCGGATTCCTCAGTTCACAACACGCTTTCCAGCGCGGCATAATTAAACCGATCAAAGACGGTGACGAAGAGGCTCTTGATTACCTCCGTACCAGAGTTAAACCGTTCATTCTTCGCAGAACAAAATCTGAAGTGGCGAAAGACCTTCCGCCTAAAATCGAAACTGTTCATTACTGCGACCTCATCGAAGAACAGCGTGATCTGTACAATGCTCTGGCTAAACGCCTTAGAGATCAGGTTCTCAAAGATGTTGATCAAAAAGGTATGGCAAAAAGCCAGATGTCCATCCTTGATGCACTTCTCAAACTCAGACAGATCTGCTGTCACCCGAGACTACTCAAACTCGACATGCCCGGTTTTTCAACCAATCTTCCGTCCGGTAAGTTTGATGCCTTCAAAGACCTCATCTTTGATATAGTAGAAGGCGGACATAAAGTTCTTGTTTTCTCGCAGTTTGTGCAGATGCTTCATATCATCCGCTCATGGTTGACCATTAAAGAAATTCCTTTCACCTATCTTGACGGTTCCAGTAAAGACCGCTTCGAGCAGGTGGATAAGTTTAACGATACTCCTGAAATCCCGATCTTCCTGATCTCCCTCAAAGCGGGTGGAACAGGTCTGAACCTGACCTCAGCTGACTACGTTATTCATTATGACCCATGGTGGAACCCGGCTGTTGAAAATCAGGCAACTGACCGTACTCACCGTATCGGTCAAAAGAGACAGGTTTTTGCTTACAAGCTGATCTGTCAAAACACAGTTGAAGAAAAAATTCTTAAACTGCAGGAAATGAAAAAAAGTGTTGCGGACGCAATTATTCCCGGTCAATCAGCACTCAAGTCTCTCACTCGAGATGATCTTGAAATGTTATTTGAAATTTAGATTTCGCGTAACAAAATCGTCACAGAAAAACTTAATAACCCCGGGTTCTTTAAATAGAACTCGGGGTTACTTTTTTGATGAAACAGAGTACGGTGCAATCATTCAGCTTTTAACTTTCAGGAGATTCTAATGCTTACCGATGAAAAAATTCCTGTTATAGCCTTTGTCGATAACCCTGAACATTACCAAAAATCAGAAGTAACTAATGATCTTAATATAAAATATTGTGCAAGTTTAGACCTCTTCCTTAACGAAGTACTTGAAGAAAAATTTGCAGGACTGATTCTCGACATCCCAAAAGTAATGAAAACACCAATTTATGAACGCAATAGAATTTTCTCTATCAGCGCTGAAAGACCGTTAATAAGAACTAAAATTGAATCCAACAAAGCCGTTTTTGTCGACGATCCGTCAAATTTTAAACTATGTTGCAGAGAAAAAACCAGGTCTATGACCCGCATAAATGAAAGGGTAGAAGTTAATATTCCAATATTGATAAGCTCTGAAAATGATCCGGCAATGGCCAATAGTTTTAATGGAATTATCCAAAACATTTCTGAATCAGGTTGCTTTATTAATACAGATGTAGATCTTTTTGATCAGGATTTTATATATTTAAGATTCGACAATATTTCCAACAAACTACCTATATACGTAGGAATCCGCTGGACAAAATCAACAAAAGACAACTTAGAGGGAGTCGGTGTAAAATTCATAACTATGACAGAGGATCAATCTTCTGAGCTATTGACCAAATACATTAATCCCAACCTGAAAAACAACAATGCCAAAGACAGAAGCCACGCCACAGGCTAAATAATAATGAGGGATCATGATAAAAGTCCGCTCGTTTTTGATCCACATAGTAAAATTCGCAACACACCTTGCGTTGTCATCTGTACTTTTCAGCGGATGCGCATACTTCGGCAATCCCATCAATGCGGCCATAGAACTGAATAGTGAAAGACAATATGAACAAGCAGTACAGCAATTAAATCATGTAATTGAATCGGACGCATCGGCTATTACCAAAGCACAAGCTTTCATGCTTAGAGGAAAATCTTACATAAAATTACACGAATATAGATATGCATACCGCGACTTGCAGGTTGCATGGAAAGTATCATGCGACCTTTACCAGAATTCTCCGGATTATGAACTTACGCCTCCGAACTCCACTTCCAATTCATCTGAACCAAATCCCGGATCAACGTCTGCCGCCCCATTTCATCCAGCTCATGCCTGTGTAGAAACTATTCCGTTATTAATTGATGAACTAAAACCGTTCACAAGCGATTTCGCAGCCATAATGGCTACACAGGATGCTTCGGCAATCATTAAAAAGATGTTTCCGGAATTATTAAAAAAAATATCACAGTAGCATACGACCTAACACCTTACAAATATGCATTAAATTAAACAAAGACTTTCTGATAATATCATGTATTATAATAAGAAGAAGAACACTCTCAGTTTAAATCTCTTTGTATAGTTATTTTTTTTGATAAATAGTCAATAAATACAAGGGCACGACTGTTGAAAATTATATTTTGTTATTATTCGTATTGACATTTATTGCTACCGTCCATAAATGCCGTTTTCTGACAGTTGAAAAACACTTTGTTTTCCAACTACCCGGTACGGGAGCACCCCCGATTTACTTTTCATATGGAGGATTTATGAGTGACCCATACACTGGAAAGATGGACCGCTGAACGGTCTACAGAACTCTACGGCGTCCGCGAATGGGGCGCTGGATTCTTCGGCGTCTCCGATAATGGAGATCTTCAGGTTTCTGCCGACCCCGGTCATTTCGATCATGCGGTCAGCATACCGGAGATAATCGCCGGCATTCAAGAACGCGGATTGGGCATGCCTGTCCTTCTGCGCATCGAGAATATCCTCGACACCCAGATATCCCTGCTTAACGAAAGCTTTATTTCTGCCATCGGAAGCCTCGGCTACCGCGGGGCATATCTCGGGGCATACCCTATAAAGGTCAATCAGCAACAGCAGGTGGTAGAGGCCGTGACTCGTCACGGTAAAAAATACCATCATGGTCTTGAAGCCGGAAGTAAGGCTGAACTCATCGCAGCTATGGGCATGATGCGAGACACTGAAGCAGTGCTCATCTGCAACGGCTACAAGGATGAGGAATTCATAGACCTTGGTCTGCACGCAACCCAGCTCGGTTTCAAGTGTGTTCTGGTTGTTGAAATGCCAAGTGAACTGGCTCTCATCATCGAACGCTCCAAGACAAAAGGCGTAAAGCCTATACTGGGAGTTCGGGTCAAGCTTTCCTCACAGGCAAACGGCCTCTGGTCAGAGTCTGGCGGAGACCGTTCGATCTTCGGACTGAATGCAACCCAGATCATTGATGTAATTGATCGTCTGCGTGAAGCGGAAATGTTAGACTGTCTGCAACTGCTACACTACCATCTCGGTTCACAGATCCCCAATATCCGTGATATTCGCGGAGCTGTATCCGAAGCAAGCCGCGTGTATGCGGGGCTGGTCGGTGAAGGAGCTAATATGCGCTACCTCGACCTCGGTGGCGGTCTGGCAGTTGATTACGACGGAACTCAGACCAACTTCATGAGCAGCCGCAACTATTCTGTAAACGAATACTGCGTCGACGTTGTTGAAGGCGTAATGACCGTGCTTGACGAGCAGGAAGTGGATCATCCGATAATTGTCACCGAGTCAGGGCGTGCGGTAGTAGCATACTATTCAATGCTGCTCTTCAATGTGCTGGATGCCGCACACTTCGAACCGGAACCTCTGCCGGAGACGCTTCCCGAAGATACAAATATTCACATTCAACACTTATTTGATGCGTTGAAAACTCTGAACCTGCGCAATATTCAGGAATGTTTTAACGATATCCTGTACTACCGCGACGAAGTCCGGCAAGCATTCAGCAGCGGCAGGATATCCTTCAGAGAACGCGCCATGGGCGAAAATGTCTTTTGGGAGACAATCCGCCGCATAGCTATTCTGGCGAAAGATCTGCCAACTCTTCCTCATGAGCTGGAAGGTATCGGGCATGCTCTTTCAGACATATACTACTGCAACTTCAGTGTATTTCAATCTCTTCCGGATGCCTGGGCGATAGGTCAACTATTCCCCATTATGCCGGTGCATCGTCTGAACGAAAGACCTTCACGAGAAGGAATTCTGGCAGACATAACCTGCGACTGTGACGGTAAAATTGACAGGTTCATCGATAGTCAGGGCGTTAAAAAAACGATGCCTCTGCATGTCCTGAAGGAAAACGCCGAGTACTACCTCGGAGCCTTCCTTGTTGGGGCCTATCAGGAAACACTCGGCGATCTGCATAACCTGCTGGGTGACACAAATATCGTGACAGTCAGGATACGCGATAATGGCGAGTTCGACTTTGTCGGAGAGATGGAAGGAGACACGGTGGAAGAAATTCTCTCTTATGTAGAATACGACACCAAATACCTTCTGACCCGTTTTCGTGAAACTGCGGAGAACGCCGTACGCACAGGGAAAATAACCCCGGCACAGCGCAGAGAAATACTTCAAGCTTACAAAATAGGCTTGCAGGGATACACTTACTTCGAAAGATAAAACAAATGGTGTCCTCCGACAACGAGGACACCATATGAGGAGACAGTTATGTCTAAAGTTCTAATCATCGGTGCCGGAGGCGTCGGCAGTGTAGCAGTTCACAAATGCGCCCAGATTCCAGAAATTTTCACTGAAATACATCTTGCCAGTCGCACTAAGGCTAAGTGTGATGCTATCGCCGAATCCGTAAAAACACGGACAGGCGTCACCGTGCCCACATATCAGGTTGATGCGGACAACGTTCCCGAAACCGTAGAATTACTCAAAAAGATAAAGCCCGATCTTCTGGTCAATCTAGCCTTGCCGTATCAAGACCTCACCCTCATGGACGCATGTCTTGAGACCGGAGTTAATTACATGGATACGGCCAACTATGAGCCCCTCGACGAAGCAAAATTTGAATACAAATGGCAGTGGGCATATCAGGAACGTTTTAAAGAAGCAGGCCTGATGGCCCTTCTCGGCTCAGGTTTTGATCCGGGCGTTACCAATGTATTTGCAGCCCACGCTATGAAGCACCACTTCGATGAAATTCACGAACTGGACATCATCGACTGCAACGCAGGTGATCATGGACAGGCTTTTGCGACCAATTTCAACCCGGAAATAAATATCCGGGAAATCACCCAGCGCGGACGCTACTGGGAACGTGGCGAATGGGTGGAAACCGATCCTCTGGCATGGTCCATGAACTATGACTTCCCTGAAGATATCGGTGAAAAAAAATGCTACCTTATGTACCACGAAGAATTGGAATCGCTTGCCCTTAATATTAAAGGACTAAAACGTGCCCGTTTCTGGATGACATTTTCCGAGAAATACCTCACCCACTTAAAAGTGCTTGAGAACATCGGCATGACTTCCATTGAACCGATCGAGTACAACGGGCAGATGATTCAGCCCATTAAATTCCTGACGGCAGTTCTGCCTGAGCCGGGATCACTGGGACCGCTCACAAAAGGCCGCACCTGTATCGGTAATGTCATGAAAGGCATAAAAAACGGCAAGGAAAAGAAACTCTACGTTTACAACATATGCAGTCATGAAGCCGCATATAAGGAAGTAGGTTCTCAGGCCATTTCCTACACAACCGGAGTTCCTGCCATGATCGGTGCTATGATGATGCTCACCGGAAAATGGACCGGAACGGGCGTTTTCAACATGGAACAGCTTGACCCTGATCCTTTTATGGAAGCCCTTAATAAACACGGTCTGCCATGGAAGGAAGTGGAACTGTAGTGGACGGTCGCACCGAATTCCGCTTCAACCCTGCTGAAGTGGAAACTCCATCTTACGTAATCGACGAGGGCCTCCTTAAAAAAAATCTGGAGGTCCTCGCCTCAATAAAAGAACAGACTGGATGCAGGATTCTTCTTGCACTCAAATGTTTTGCCATGTTCAGCACATTTCCGATGCTTGCTGAAAAGCTGGACGGAGTATGCGCAAGCTCACCGCACGAAGCCAGACTCGGACGTGAAGAATTCGGTCGCGAAGTTCATACATTTGCCGCCGGATACTCCGAAAAAGACATCCGCGAGCTTTGTGAGACAAGCGATCACATCGTTTTTAATTCGTTTGCACAACTTGATAAATTCCGGACTCTTGTGAAGTCTCTCGCAGCCGGGCAGAAAAGAGAAATCGAAATTGCTGTCCGCATTAATCCGGAACATTCTGAAGGGGCAACCCCGATCTATGATCCTTGTTCTCCCGGTTCGCGTCTCGGCATTCGCAGAGCACACTTTGATCCTGACAACCTTGAAGGGGTAACAGGCCTGCACTGGCACAACCTCTGCGAGCAGGACGCTGACTGTCTGGAAAGAACCATTGAAACTGTAGAAGCAAACTTTGCCGACATTCTGCCGCGTATGTGTTACGTCAACTTCGGTGGAGGACATCACATAACAAAACCGGGCTATGATCTAAATCTGCTGGTAAAACTCGTCACCACTTTTAAGAAAAAATGGAATGTCGAAGTTTATCTGGAGCCCGGTGAAGCTGTGGCGTTAAATAGCGGATATCTCGTGTCTACAGTTCTGGACGTGGTTCAGGCTGACATGCCCATCGTTATCATGGACTCAGCTGTTCCGTGCCATATGCCGGATGTAATCGAGATGCCCTACCGTCCGCATATCGCGGGATCAGGTGAAGCGGGTGAAAAAGCATGGACATGCAGAATAGGAGGACCTTCCTGTCTGGCCGGTGATATTGCCGGAGAATACTCTTTCGATGCACCGCTCCAAACTGGGGACACTCTGGTATTTACAGACATGGCCATCTATTCAATGGTTAAGACTAATACCTTCAATGGCATTCAATTGCCCTCGATAACGCTTTACAAACCGAAATCAGACGAAATACACACAATACGTCGATTCGGTTATGAAGACTTCAAAAACCGCCTGTCATAGGAGAATGGCTAATGGCTACGCATTTTCTCGAAGGGGAAATCCCCAACGAAAACCCTGAAGAAGCATCTTTCCATATTATTCCAGTTCCTCTTGAAACTTCAGTTTCTTACGGTTCAGGTACCGCATTCGGTCCTGAGGCAATCATAGAAGCATCCACTCAGCTTGAACTGTGGGACGGCAAATCAGTTCCTGCTGATGACGGCATTCACACTGCCGAGCCTATTGATTGCTCAAAAGATATTTCTAAAACAATTGATGAGATAGAAGACGCAGTTGCCTACGCCGTAGAGTGTGAAGCTGTGCCTTTCATCCTTGGCGGAGAGCACACTGTGACAATCGGCGCATTACGAGCGTTAAAGCAAAAATATGGACGTTTCGGAGTCGTCCAGTTTGATGCACACGCTGACCTGCGCGACATATATGAAGGATCTCTCTACAGTCATGCCTGCGTTATGCGCCGGGCCAGTGAAGATTTGAAACTGCCCATTTTTCAAATCGGAGTACGCGCCCTGTGTTTAGAAGAAGTTGAATACCGTGAAAAAATGGAAATTTCACATCTTGATGCCCGCAAACTTCATCTGAGAGGAATTCCGAAAATCCTTCTTCCCACAGACTTCCCTGAAAAGATTTACATAACTTTCGATGTTGACGGACTCGACCCGTCTGTTATTCGTGCAACAGGAACTCCTGTTCCCGGCGGAATAAGCTGGCACGATGCCCTTACGTTGCTGGAACGTGCTGTTTCAAACAGAAAAATCATCGGAGCGGATGTGGTTGAACTTGCTCCCAGCGACGGTGACCACGGTTCTGACTTTGCCGCCGCACAACTGGTCTATCAAATAATGGGGCTCTGTCCGCTGGAAGATTAAAAAAAAGAGGGTGCAGATGCACCCTCTTTTTTTATTATCATTTATTAAAACTATATAATTAAAATGGAACTTCATCCATTCCGCTGGCTTCAGAAGGAAATGCAGGTCCAAGATCTTCATCCTGCGAACCGCCTCCCTGCTGAGGAGCATTGTTGTACTGATTCTGCTGAGGCTGTTGTTGACTCTGCTGCTGGTTATACTGACCAGCATTGTTCTGCTGGTTGTATTGACCTTGCTGATTCTGCTGGGACTGCTGATTCTGCTGGTTATATTGACCTTGCTGCTGTCCCTGACCACCACCATCACTCTGACGGCTGTCGAGACCTTGAACATTGGTAGCCTGAATCTTAGTAGTGTAACGATCCTGACCGTTCTTATCCTGCCACTTATCAGTCTGCAACTTACCTTCAACCATAACCAGACGGCCTTTGCTAAGGTATTTACTTACAAATTCAGCTGTACCGCGCCAAGCGACAATATTATGCCATTCAGTTTTTTCAATTTTCTGCCCTGAATTGCGATCTTTATATCCTTCATCAGTGGCAACTGAAAAATTCGCTACAGCCTGA
The nucleotide sequence above comes from Maridesulfovibrio ferrireducens. Encoded proteins:
- a CDS encoding PilZ domain-containing protein, yielding MLTDEKIPVIAFVDNPEHYQKSEVTNDLNIKYCASLDLFLNEVLEEKFAGLILDIPKVMKTPIYERNRIFSISAERPLIRTKIESNKAVFVDDPSNFKLCCREKTRSMTRINERVEVNIPILISSENDPAMANSFNGIIQNISESGCFINTDVDLFDQDFIYLRFDNISNKLPIYVGIRWTKSTKDNLEGVGVKFITMTEDQSSELLTKYINPNLKNNNAKDRSHATG
- the speA gene encoding biosynthetic arginine decarboxylase, whose product is MTHTLERWTAERSTELYGVREWGAGFFGVSDNGDLQVSADPGHFDHAVSIPEIIAGIQERGLGMPVLLRIENILDTQISLLNESFISAIGSLGYRGAYLGAYPIKVNQQQQVVEAVTRHGKKYHHGLEAGSKAELIAAMGMMRDTEAVLICNGYKDEEFIDLGLHATQLGFKCVLVVEMPSELALIIERSKTKGVKPILGVRVKLSSQANGLWSESGGDRSIFGLNATQIIDVIDRLREAEMLDCLQLLHYHLGSQIPNIRDIRGAVSEASRVYAGLVGEGANMRYLDLGGGLAVDYDGTQTNFMSSRNYSVNEYCVDVVEGVMTVLDEQEVDHPIIVTESGRAVVAYYSMLLFNVLDAAHFEPEPLPETLPEDTNIHIQHLFDALKTLNLRNIQECFNDILYYRDEVRQAFSSGRISFRERAMGENVFWETIRRIAILAKDLPTLPHELEGIGHALSDIYYCNFSVFQSLPDAWAIGQLFPIMPVHRLNERPSREGILADITCDCDGKIDRFIDSQGVKKTMPLHVLKENAEYYLGAFLVGAYQETLGDLHNLLGDTNIVTVRIRDNGEFDFVGEMEGDTVEEILSYVEYDTKYLLTRFRETAENAVRTGKITPAQRREILQAYKIGLQGYTYFER
- a CDS encoding saccharopine dehydrogenase family protein; amino-acid sequence: MSKVLIIGAGGVGSVAVHKCAQIPEIFTEIHLASRTKAKCDAIAESVKTRTGVTVPTYQVDADNVPETVELLKKIKPDLLVNLALPYQDLTLMDACLETGVNYMDTANYEPLDEAKFEYKWQWAYQERFKEAGLMALLGSGFDPGVTNVFAAHAMKHHFDEIHELDIIDCNAGDHGQAFATNFNPEINIREITQRGRYWERGEWVETDPLAWSMNYDFPEDIGEKKCYLMYHEELESLALNIKGLKRARFWMTFSEKYLTHLKVLENIGMTSIEPIEYNGQMIQPIKFLTAVLPEPGSLGPLTKGRTCIGNVMKGIKNGKEKKLYVYNICSHEAAYKEVGSQAISYTTGVPAMIGAMMMLTGKWTGTGVFNMEQLDPDPFMEALNKHGLPWKEVEL
- the nspC gene encoding carboxynorspermidine decarboxylase: MDGRTEFRFNPAEVETPSYVIDEGLLKKNLEVLASIKEQTGCRILLALKCFAMFSTFPMLAEKLDGVCASSPHEARLGREEFGREVHTFAAGYSEKDIRELCETSDHIVFNSFAQLDKFRTLVKSLAAGQKREIEIAVRINPEHSEGATPIYDPCSPGSRLGIRRAHFDPDNLEGVTGLHWHNLCEQDADCLERTIETVEANFADILPRMCYVNFGGGHHITKPGYDLNLLVKLVTTFKKKWNVEVYLEPGEAVALNSGYLVSTVLDVVQADMPIVIMDSAVPCHMPDVIEMPYRPHIAGSGEAGEKAWTCRIGGPSCLAGDIAGEYSFDAPLQTGDTLVFTDMAIYSMVKTNTFNGIQLPSITLYKPKSDEIHTIRRFGYEDFKNRLS
- the speB gene encoding agmatinase, whose product is MATHFLEGEIPNENPEEASFHIIPVPLETSVSYGSGTAFGPEAIIEASTQLELWDGKSVPADDGIHTAEPIDCSKDISKTIDEIEDAVAYAVECEAVPFILGGEHTVTIGALRALKQKYGRFGVVQFDAHADLRDIYEGSLYSHACVMRRASEDLKLPIFQIGVRALCLEEVEYREKMEISHLDARKLHLRGIPKILLPTDFPEKIYITFDVDGLDPSVIRATGTPVPGGISWHDALTLLERAVSNRKIIGADVVELAPSDGDHGSDFAAAQLVYQIMGLCPLED
- a CDS encoding single-stranded DNA-binding protein, translated to MAGSMNKVILVGRIGQDPKISYTTSGQAVANFSVATDEGYKDRNSGQKIEKTEWHNIVAWRGTAEFVSKYLSKGRLVMVEGKLQTDKWQDKNGQDRYTTKIQATNVQGLDSRQSDGGGQGQQQGQYNQQNQQSQQNQQGQYNQQNNAGQYNQQQSQQQPQQNQYNNAPQQGGGSQDEDLGPAFPSEASGMDEVPF